The genomic stretch TGCTGCGTGGCAGTGGTGTTATCGAACAGAGTTTCATGCGTAACAAAGGGGCATCGTTTGAACCAGTCGAGTTCAACGAAAGCTGGCAGCCGTGCGTCATGGACCTTGACGTCGCATCCGTCAGCCCATTTGTAGCCGACAACAATGCCCCAGCCTTGCCAGTTGCTCCGAAGAAGAAAGATACACCAGCAAGAAAGTCGCTATCAGGCCCAAAGAGACACGGCGAGATTGCGCAGATCCACGATCCCAGCCCACAGAAGATGCAGAGACAGCGCGCGAACACCACGGCATCAAAGGCCGACACGCTCAATCCCCGTTTCTTCCGTCTCAGTACATATATACCCTTTCGCTCATCTCGCATCTTCTATTCGCGCAACACGAGATCTTCCACTTTCCAACCTGATGAACAGGATGTACTCGAAGAGGTGCCGAAGCCGCATATCGCTTCACTGGCAATGGGAGCCGGTTTGGTCAGCATGGCGACTGCGCGCTGGATGATTCGGCCGGTGATGCATGCCACAAATGGCATGGTAGAGCTTACTATTGACGATGAAGAAGAATGAGCATGAGCATGTAGTTGATGGCTACACAGGATAGAACCTGTCGTAGACGCATATCGAACTCTGCATAGCGAAAATCTATTCAACGTAATCAGCGTTGGTCGCGTTGCCAGCCTGCAGTCTTGAAGTTCGGCCCGTAGCAAGCTGGTCGAAAGAGAAAGTACTGCCTCTCATCTTGTCCCAGAGACCAAGGAAGTCATGGTTGAGTGGAACCTTGGTTGTGGTTTTACACCTAAATTGATATAAAAGGGGTAGGAGGTCAGAATGTTTTTTAGCTTGTGAAATACTGCGGTTTACCGGTTAACCGTGTCACAACTATGAGTGTGTCGTTTTAATCCGATGATAGCTGAGAAAAGGATCATATACTTGATGGTTTTGTATGAAGAGAGGTATAGTCAAGGAACATGTAAGGAAGGATGATGAAGATCAAGTAATCAGAATTTGGTGGGGCCCTAAAATTTGGGGACTTGGGTCAAAATGAAGGAAAGCTAGGCTAGTATTTAGTATACAGTCTGGCTGTTATAATGTATTTGACTCGAAGGATCACTCTATTGGCGAGATGCTTTGCCAAGTGAAATGTTCTATTGATGCAGGTGTTATAAAAGACTCGGCCGTCCGCATGCCCTGATGTATCTTTGCCTGCATCTTTGCCACTGTAAAACTCTTCATGGTACAGAGGTATTCTAAACCACATTCTTGCAGTTGACCCAAGAGCTGTTCCACTCCTCCCTTAACCCCTTGACTTTGTTGCTAGCTCTGTAAGTACCTGTTTGATTGACTTCGAACAATCGCACACGTCGGTGAAGCTGACCTTAACTTGAATCGCCTTTATGTGCTATTGGCGTGCCCTCCTGCCACGAAGTTCAATACACACCTCCCTGAGTACAGTACTCAATCACCATTGAACCATCCTACAAAGTCTCAAGAACGCGAACATCACTCATTGCCTCAAAGGGTATCATCTCGTTCCCTCCTCCATCCCGTAAAGCCCACCGTATCGTCTTCTCCAAAGCGCGCCGCCCCACTTGCTCAATCTGCAGCCTACTCATGATTAGCATACCAAACTTTCTCAATACTATCCCTGAATTGTACTCACCAGTGACCCGCTCCCTTGACAATAACAACCTGACTACCCTTTACAAGGTAGTCGCGCGCGTTATCGAGTGACAGCCTCTGGTCAAATGCCGGCTCATACTGTCCCATGAAGAGTGTAGCGGGGGCTTTGAGAGCACCTTGCGGCGCGGTATTAGACAATGTACCTGAAGATCTTGCAGCGGCAGAGCTGGTGGAGATGTTGTATAGTGCAACAGTGACCTCGAGTGACTTTTCCCATTTTGCCGAGAAGAGATCTTCACGGTAGATGCGGATCTTCTCCGACATGCCTTTATCTCCCACTCTTGCCTTGACAGACTCGCCATATCGCTCTTTTGTGTTGTCCGGAGCGTTCAATTGTGCCATTGCAGGTCCAGTAGAGATTGCCATTGCTTCTGCAGCTTCTACAGGGTTCAGGGCCGTGAAGTTCTTGGGCTTACTCGCAGACCCTTTGCCATAACTGTGGAGAACGCGGAGGAACCAGTAGTTACCGAATGTTGCAAATACGTTGCTCAAGGGCCATGGCAGATGGAAGACGAAGATGTAGAAAGACCGGCGGAATTGGCCAGCTACAGGGCCCAGCGCATGCAAGCCGTTCTTCAACAGTCGTGTGTTCAATGGTGAGCGAAGCCAAGTCCGTAGCATTTGCTTTGCCAACAATATCCTGTTCTTTGCATTGGAAGCCTGAAGACTAGGAATGACACCGCCTGTGATGATCCAGTGATCGGCCAGAACATGAGCCTCGGAGGCAAGCCTTGCGCCGATAACCGCACCCCAGTCGTGCGTGGCAATGACGGCCTTTTTCCCTTCTTGTAGATATTTCTCCCGTACGTCGATGATGAGCTCGGTCAACGCTCCCAGCATTTCATTTGGGCCGTACGCAGGCAGACTGTCCGAACCACCATAGCCAGGCAGATCGATCGCGACGAGAGTAGTGTCCTGAAATGAAGTAGATTGAAGAAGGTGTCTCCAGATGAGGTACGAGTCGGGAAAGCCTAGTTGGTTAGTAAAGACATATAACCCAGTACACGGGTCCTTGACAAACCATGGATGAAAATCACCAGATTCTTTGCCTCTGCTCCCTCTTGTGCGTTAACTACATAATGCAGTCTCGCGCCACTGCTTGTCCCGAAGAAGGCGTGCTTGAATCCCGGTAGAGGCTCACGATCCAGACTCCAAAACCTCTCTTGCGCGGCAGCCAgctctttcttctcttcctctGTGTCCTTGGCCCAAAGCGCACCGTTCTTAATCACAGCCATTATCCATGCCCCGAATAAGCTGACTAATCCAAAAGCCAGCTTGAAGCCGCTCCAGGCCAAGCTACTCATGGTGCCTGGCATTAGGAGAGTTCTGCGAGTGTGTCGTGCGTCGTGCCAGAGTCACACGCGGGGCAGAAACCAGTCTGACTCCGCGATGTTGTGTCGTGTGTCGCCTCGGTTCGTCTATGCAGAGAAAGATTGGTTTGCACAGTAAGTTACTTACGCATCCAACACCGACTTAGCTATCTCTTGCCACAAACAGAACGAAAGCACTGTTCCAACGAGTTTGACGATTCAATCTCGTAGTTTACTTCACAACGAACTGGAGAACATCAAAGATGTAGGAAAACAAAAAAGTACAAAGTCGCGTATCCACCACCCCGCACTCGCCCACTGATAACCTCTCACGCCTAAcatcgccatcgccatcAGCCCCTTGCACCTGCATTCTAATCACACCTATGACACGCGGCAAGCGACGATCAAAGGGTCTAAAGCCTCGTTGTGAAATATATTCATCGTCGTGCGTCCCTAGAAGTGGCGTTTGCAGTGATTATCGTGCCAGACTATGACGTCTTATTGGCCATAGCTTCTCTTTTGCGCGTCGCTTGCACGCTTGGGTTGGGCGGCAGGGCAACATGCATGACATGATCGACTATCCTATCGGGTATGGAGGGTGTGGGTGGATGCTCTTCCGCGACAGGCACGGTCTTGTCTCAATTGACATGATTGGCGTGCTTTGGCGAGGCAGAGGGTATGAGAGTTGCGCGAGTACGTTGATGGTGTGGTGATTATGGATTCTATGGTATGTTGCTTGGCTCGACGCTCGGTGATGATATGTATATTGTTTGCGCTCAGGACAGCCTTGGAGTTGAGATCCGGGAAGGGTTCACCGAGAATGTATCGCAGGAGTGCGCCTGTCTATGCTCACGGTACAGTTTGCGACACTGAGACGTGCTCGAAGAAAGTATTGTTCTATTTTGATAATTTTAAGTTTTTGTCATATATTTAACGTTGCATCAGCATTCAGCCATCCAGCCTCCACAAGGCGACGTTACGCCCCCGTTATCGTGACATATTTAATGCCGGGTATCATATTCCACATGCTCAAATCTCGCGGCCTTGCATCATCTTGCACCCCCTCACGTCCTCTTGCCCTTGACCCTCTCCATCACCCTCAACTCGGCACTCCGCTGCAACCTCAAATTCTCCAATTCCCTCTCAATCCGCCGATTGCTCTCCGCCAActccttcctcttctccATGCGCTCCCTGGCCTCCTCCAGCTTAATCCGTATCTTGTCTTCAACTACTCTCTCTAGCTGCCCCGCATCTTCAATGCCATGCTCTTCTATAAAGCGATTCGCGTATTCCTGTACTCTTTGTGGAGCAGGACCAGGGCCGCCCGTATAGTAGCCGTTTACGTGTGTGAGGTATAAGCCGGGTATGGCGGAGGGGTGCGTGCGTAGGTTGGACGAGAGTGGGATAGGCAATTGCGATGCAGAGATGGTGGGAATGTCGTGGGTTTGTTTTCGGGGAGAGGGCTGCTGGGGCGGTGGGTTGAGCAAGAGTTCCATGAGATTGTTCTCAAACGTCTCGTCGTAGGGAACTGTGGCCGGGGAGAACTCGACCATGGGTGAGGTGAGTTCGGGCTCGTCGCGTGGTGTGAGCGGCGCATTGCTCATAACGGTGTCCTGGCTGACCATGATTGCCGTTATCTTGGATACAAGTGGAGATGCGTCACGTGAAGTCTGAAGTACGGAATGTTGCGAGTTAGAAATATTTGTGTGGTTGTTGTTTGGTCTGGAGGGTTGCCATGACGGACTGGCGGAACAGCGTCATGACTAAGCCGGAATTTCCGCAGCACCTCCGCGGTCGCGATGGACCCAACTTTAGTTGCAGGTAGTTTACCGGCACCACCATTCCACGTTCAGCGTACCCGACgacgacaacaacaacaccaactTTCTCCACGTCGCAATCATGGCCGATAAACTCCGCGCACAGCAGCAACTCGAGGCACTCCAGGCGCGCTACATCGGTATCGGCAGTGCGGACACGACCAAGCACGAGTGGACGTCCAACATTGCGCGCGACTCCCTGTCAAGCTATGTTGGCCACCCGCCGCTTCTGCAGTACATGAGTATCGGTCTCGGACAACCGCGCGAGAAGACACGAATGCAACTGCTTGAGAGAATGGTCAGGCCTGTGGGACCGCCGCCTGAGGTGAGTGATTACAGGAATGAAGGACTATCGCAAAGCATAGATAAGTTAACATATGCGCAGCAACAAGATTGATTAGCCTCTACTCAGTTTCGACCTTGGTCTACAAACAAACTACACGGTGTACGAAATCACTTCAGCCACGAGCCCCTTCGTTTGGGCTACCAGAGATGCCCCATATCAGGTGTGATACATATGATGGGAGTAGTGATTGGGTGCTGCATGATTGCACGATAGATAGCTGCGAGGGCCGATTCCATGTATGCTTTCAGTTCCGTGTGCACCACAAAGCGCCAGCGATGAGAGGTACACATGCACCTCTGCGTAATGAAGATAGCCCGGCTACCACATAGCCACAATCCCAAAACCTTGCCCAAATCTTACTGCTTCTCGTACCATGTCTCAGtcgctatcgctaccacTTCCCGTTGGGCCGTCATCGTCATCCTCGACCACGTCGCCGCCTGCCATCATAGCAAACTCGCCCTTTTGTAGCATGCTCCTCAGGTCCGTGTTCCTGGGGTCCGCCAGCTCCACGGGCTTGAGCTTCGCCTTGTTCCGTATCCGGGGGTCACAACCTGCGTCGAGGAGCATGGCCACAATCTCATGGCCATGGGGCCAGATGGACTTGTCGAGCGAGTTGACGTAGCGCACAGCTTTGTGGAGGGGGGTGTCTTGCTCCATGCGGTCGATCTCGTCGATCTCGAGGCCTTCTTGGTCCAGAAGCATGTCGATGACTTCGTCTGAGGAGGGTCAGCGCTTTGCTCTGCAGCAGAGTGACTCAACCGCGCAATCCAATTGGCGTGCCACTTACAACTTCCAAATGTCGCGGCAACGTGGAGGCAGCCGTTGCCGACACCATCGCGTGCATTGTTCAATATGTCGGCCACATACTCCTCGGCCTTCTTTCCCGACTTTGAAGCAGCGGCTGTGAGAGTCTTGAGTGTTTCTTCGAGGAGTTCAGTGTTGTTGCGTCGGCAGGCCTCGAGGATAAGTTCGCGTGGCGACGCACCCTGCTCGCCTGTCAGTATCGGGAACGCAGGCCATGTGACGTGCACCCAAGTACCTCTTCGTCAGCCATTGTGCGTGAGTCTGCGTTGTGTCGACAGCGGCCTAACGGGGGGGGAAGGGCCGTCAAGTAGGCGTGAATGTTTCGTCGACCTGTTTTGGCGGGGTACTCGGAAGTGCTAACGGAAAGCAGCGTTGGGTGGAGGCGGTGTGAATATGTGCGTGTCTTGTATCGCTGCCTTGAAAGCGTGGTAGAGAAGAAAGCGTGGTAGTCAAGTCCCCATACGGCCAGCGTGCATAAGCCCCCAATCTGAGACAACCGGTTTACCAAGTGCGCGCGTCGCGGAGGCTCAGCCTCAGCCACGGAATTGCATGTGCTGCTATCGCCCCGCACTTTGCCTATCGCAGCCCTAGTCGAGAGAAGACCCGCCATATTTTGGATGCTCGGCAATTGTTATTGTTACTGCTACTCACGCGTTTTTTGCGACATAGGAAAACTTGACGTCCACCCAACATGTTGCTTTGTAGGTATATTGTCTCATCCATCTTGAAGCACCGCTTTCTTCTTTGCTATAGACATCTGCTCCTCATGATCAAGCCTGCCCTACCACTCGTAGCCAACTAACAGCTACTTGCAGTCTGCCCAACATGCAGCAACATGCTGCGCGTCTCCAAAACCCCGCCCGGTGATCCCACGACCGCAGACTATGTCGACAAGAATCGCTTCGTGTGTCTCACGTGCCCATACCAATTCGTCATCGAAGGGCGCTACTTTGAGCGAAAGTACATGAAGAAGAAGGATGTTGACGATGTCATCGGAGGAAAGGACGCCTGGGCAAATGTCGACAAAACAGAAGGTACGTTGGAAATACCCTGCATCAATTTGAGGAGCCGCGCATGTCACAGAGCGCACAAGCCAATGTTGCAGAGCTTCACAGCAGCTGACGGATGCATAGTTCAATGTCCAAACGAAAAGTGCAGGAATCACGAAGCATACTGGTACCAGCTGCAGATTCGCAGTGCTGATGAACCCATGACGGCTTTCTACAAGGTTTGTCATTCTACCAGACCCATCATGAACTCGATGCTAACCCATGTCCAGTGTACTCAATGTGCAAAGGAGTGGCGAGAGTAATCAGACGACATTGCGCATACGGACAAGGAGTTTGGGTGCAAAGGTTGTCTTTGGTATACCCCAGTGAATTTTGACAGTCAAATATATTGTTACATCGTACCTCTGATAACATGCATCTACTTCCTCATTATACTACACTAAAGGGACATGAAGGGCGACATGTCGAGCGGCAACTCCTGGTTAAGATGCATAAACTCCTGAGCTGACAGGGGGTTTATGTACTCAGGGTCCATGTGATACTGCATCTCCTGATGTTGCAGAGGCTCTGGTGCCTGATATCCTATCGTGGATTCGTCTAGCGGCGCCGTCTGCATACCAGGATAGATATGTATAGGAACCTGGTGAAGGCGCGGTGCCTCATCTAGAGGATCTATGGCTTGCGGCAGGCCACCGGGCTTCAAACTAGCatgttgctgctgctgttgtgTCATCTGCACACCATAAAGCTGCAACGCTATGCTGGGCAATGCCAACCCGTTCGCCAGCGACTGTCTCCGCCGCAGCCGCTCCTGCACTACCACATCGCGGAAAGAACTAAGAATGTAGACCAAGCGTACCGCCTGCTGGTCGCACTCTGCACAGTAGTTCATTATGCTGATGGCGTTCACCACGCACTTGTTTGTCATCTCGATCTTGTAAAGCCCGGCAAAGTCGCTCGCGAGGATGACAAGGGTAGCAGCAAAGAGAAAGTAGATGACGACCGGATTCCTTCGAGACAGGTGCCCAACTTCAAACGCGTTTTGCACTAACAGGGTTGTATGTATCGAAGAAATGACGCACGTCTCACCAAACTTTTCAATTCGGTCCAAAGGACGGCGAGGTCTTGTTCCGAATTGGCCACCATGGACTTGCGTTTCTTTGTTGAGAATGTACACCAGAAAGGGGCGGGTGAGTAGAATGACGGAATGGCAGTAGAAGAGATTGATGTGTAATATGGCCACACCCTGGCTGGGCGACGCATTCGGCGCTTGTCGCCATTGCAAGATAGGTGTGAGTGCGCGCGGCCATGTTTGACAAACATCCGAAATCTCCTGTGCGAGACGAGTGCTGATCTTGCGCTTTTGGTACACCTCTTTCAGAATGATGCCAATCTGTCTGCAACTTCGGACTGCGGCTTCCATTGCGGGCGGTCCCGTCTCATTGTAATCGTACACAGTCTTCGTGCTGTAAGCCCAGGTCTCCTCGTTGTATCGCTCAGGAGGATGCAGCGTGTCTCCAGAGCAATCATCTTCCGATATGGCCGTTGGCCGACCAAGAGAACAGGACAGCAACCGATCCATGATGAAGATAGACCGCCAAACATCTTTTCGCTCATTCTGCTCTTCGGTACTGAATATCACCATAGCTTCTTCTCTGTGTAGACCAAGCGCGAGTGCTGATCGCGCTGCCATGCCCAGTAAGGCAAAGGCTGTGTTCCGCTTAGACTTGGCCAGCATATGGAAAGACATGAGGAGCAGAGCTTGAACCGACCAGAAATCCTGGTCTTCTAGCCCTGCCATAGGATCATTCATCTCTTTTGCAGTCAAGTAGAAAGCTTCGGCTCTGTCGACATGTCCGGTACGAAGCTTATCGATGACAAGTGCCTCGTTGCTTCCGGAAAGCGGCGTGGCCATGGTAAGTCCAATTGCAAACACCAGATAGAGCAAACATAGCCATGATGGGCTTGCCGATAACGGATCCAAGTAGCATTGTGTCAGAATCTCGAGGAAACGATCGCGCTGGAAGACTTGTAACAGGCCATGAGTGTTGATGAAGAATGCATCCACTAATACGCGAGCAGTGGGCTCGTCCGGTAGAACATGGGAGCTTTTGTAGCTGCCTGGCAATGAATTCAGACCTTCAACAATCTTGTGACGTCGGGGGTCGGTCGTAAACGGCGACGGCCCAGCCACACTTTCGACTACCATGCGGACTAATTGGAGGAAAGATAGCGTAGCTGAATCGCCTATATAAAGCACGCGTCCTGTGGGGTCTTGCAACATTCTACTTTGGCTAGGAAATTCAGTCACATCGTCCGCAGCATCCTTTGTAGTGGCAATGGAGTGAGTGAGTCGGACGTTTTTGTTGCCATCGTTTGTTGGTGGTGAATGTACCGTATTGCTCACATGTGCAGTAACTGTTTCAGACACAGAAGACCGCAAGCTTGTATTTGGCTCCACACTCGTCACATGGTTCGGGGACTGCACGCTTTGGGTGGCAGAAGATGCTCGCGTATGCAGTGATGACTGCCGTGCTGGGCGGGGCCCCGCTGAATTCGATATTCGATCATGTTCCGTTCTGGGTGGGGGATGAGATTAGCAATGCTAGTTATATCAGCTAGTAGTAGGATTGAATACAAGCGTATAAACGTGTCTCAGACCTCTAGCTTATTGTTCGTTATGACGGATTGAAAAGGTATCTACCTACCCATCTATGGAGCCACTAATTGCACGTCTCTTTGCGGGTACTCTTTCTGTGCTAGGAGAATTGGGCTCTCGATCTCCGTATATACATATAAAGTGGCGCTGTTCAAAAGTCAACAAAGTGACGCGTGACTAGAGGGAGGAACTCGCCTTCTCGCACGTGTTGCAAGGATATAGGCCGTTGCACTTGAATTTGTTAGTTCAGGTAATCAAGTCGACAGAGGTATTTTTCTGTTGGTCTGACTGATGGCCGCATAGGGTAGGTAGTCAAGTTCCGACCCGCGGCGGCAGTCAATAAGGAACTTTTCGCCTGCGACCAGCTAACATGCTGACTGGATTCCCTCAAGGTCCGTCAATATAGTCCGATGAATGCTGAGAGGAGTTCACACAAGCTGCTAGCGCGGTCCCGTGAGATGACCGCCTGGGAGATATTCGTGTCTCACCGGGTCCGTGCCAAGACCATGTGCAACTAAGCGCACTTACTCTACTCGTGCAGTAGCTGGTGAAATGAGGTGACTCAAGTTACCTTTTGCTTTCTTCTCTTACAGCTTTCACACGCTTGAGCTGTGCGCTGCCGTTGATCTAGGGTTGCATCGAGTCAGTCGACAAGTCGTAGTAGAAGATGTCTAAGCAAAGACAAACCTGGTGGAACCCTTGGTCGCGTCATGACACATAGACCCGCAGTGTTCTATTATGCGGTCCCGATGCGAGGGTTCCGCAACCTGATCGGAAGATGCACTGGTGGCGTCGACGTGGAGCAATCTACCCGAGAAGTCGCGTTTCCTATCGTGGGTGGTTCGAAATTCGCCAACAATCTGATGCGCAGAAAAACGCTTACCGGCTAAGAGTTTCCTGTGGACAGATTGGAGTGGCGATCACATAGGGCCGGCATCTCGCGGTTGCTGGTTCAGCAGATCGGGTAATGCCCGCGGATCCCGAGGTATTGCGGAAGCCGCCCCTTCCACATCCTACCTGGGCAGCCCTGTAACTCCACTCTTCCGACTTTCTCTCAACCCCAGTGACCCATTGAAGTGTCCCACTTCGCGCTCAAGCCCGTAATGCAGAAATAGTAACCGATGCCTGTCACTAACGCAGGCAAAATGTTCATTCGACATGCCGCTAGCCCGTCTTGCAGCGGCTCTGCCATTATTACCACCCATCACCCCGTAGTATTTATTCCCGTAGGCTTGGATTTCTGCTCTTGTCCTTTGTCTCTACAGTTTCGTAAATCCGACATCCCTAGTCTTGCATCTTGATATGACACGCCTTCTAGGAGCTGAAGAAGAGGACAGCCCCGGAGCTAGGGAGGCGAACAACTTGCTAACAGGCACGAGAATAGCCCTGAAAAAACTACTCGCCAAGGCCAAGGACAATTTGCCCGAGGAATCACTTGCTCACATCGCAAATGTCAACTTCACAAC from Pyrenophora tritici-repentis strain M4 chromosome 1, whole genome shotgun sequence encodes the following:
- a CDS encoding RPB9, DNA-directed RNA polymerase, subunit M-Transcription elongation factor TFIIS; amino-acid sequence: MLRVSKTPPGDPTTADYVDKNRFVCLTCPYQFVIEGRYFERKYMKKKDVDDVIGGKDAWANVDKTEVQCPNEKCRNHEAYWYQLQIRSADEPMTAFYKCTQCAKEWRE
- a CDS encoding DUF605 multi-domain protein → MVSQDTVMSNAPLTPRDEPELTSPMVEFSPATVPYDETFENNLMELLLNPPPQQPSPRKQTHDIPTISASQLPIPLSSNLRTHPSAIPGLYLTHVNGYYTGGPGPAPQRVQEYANRFIEEHGIEDAGQLERVVEDKIRIKLEEARERMEKRKELAESNRRIERELENLRLQRSAELRVMERVKGKRT
- a CDS encoding MhpC, hydrolase or acyltransferase (alpha-beta hydrolase superfamily), encoding MSSLAWSGFKLAFGLVSLFGAWIMAVIKNGALWAKDTEEEKKELAAAQERFWSLDREPLPGFKHAFFGTSSGARLHYVVNAQEGAEAKNLVIFIHGFPDSYLIWRHLLQSTSFQDTTLVAIDLPGYGGSDSLPAYGPNEMLGALTELIIDVREKYLQEGKKAVIATHDWGAVIGARLASEAHVLADHWIITGGVIPSLQASNAKNRILLAKQMLRTWLRSPLNTRLLKNGLHALGPVAGQFRRSFYIFVFHLPWPLSNVFATFGNYWFLRVLHSYGKGSASKPKNFTALNPVEAAEAMAISTGPAMAQLNAPDNTKERYGESVKARVGDKGMSEKIRIYREDLFSAKWEKSLEVTVALYNISTSSAAARSSGTLSNTAPQGALKAPATLFMGQYEPAFDQRLSLDNARDYLVKGSQVVIVKGAGHWLQIEQVGRRALEKTIRWALRDGGGNEMIPFEAMSDVRVLETL
- a CDS encoding ankyrin repeat domain containing protein; the protein is MADEEGASPRELILEACRRNNTELLEETLKTLTAAASKSGKKAEEYVADILNNARDGVGNGCLHVAATFGSYEVIDMLLDQEGLEIDEIDRMEQDTPLHKAVRYVNSLDKSIWPHGHEIVAMLLDAGCDPRIRNKAKLKPVELADPRNTDLRSMLQKGEFAMMAGGDVVEDDDDGPTGSGSDSD
- a CDS encoding Fungal-trans domain containing protein; translation: MVVESVAGPSPFTTDPRRHKIVEGLNSLPGSYKSSHVLPDEPTARVLVDAFFINTHGLLQVFQRDRFLEILTQCYLDPLSASPSWLCLLYLVFAIGLTMATPLSGSNEALVIDKLRTGHVDRAEAFYLTAKEMNDPMAGLEDQDFWSVQALLLMSFHMLAKSKRNTAFALLGMAARSALALGLHREEAMVIFSTEEQNERKDVWRSIFIMDRLLSCSLGRPTAISEDDCSGDTLHPPERYNEETWAYSTKTVYDYNETGPPAMEAAVRSCRQIGIILKEVYQKRKISTRLAQEISDVCQTWPRALTPILQWRQAPNASPSQGVAILHINLFYCHSVILLTRPFLVYILNKETQVHGGQFGTRPRRPLDRIEKFGETCVISSIHTTLLVQNAFEVGHLSRRNPVVIYFLFAATLVILASDFAGLYKIEMTNKCVVNAISIMNYCAECDQQAVRLVYILSSFRDVVVQERLRRRQSLANGLALPSIALQLYGVQMTQQQQQHASLKPGGLPQAIDPLDEAPRLHQVPIHIYPGMQTAPLDESTIGYQAPEPLQHQEMQYHMDPEYINPLSAQEFMHLNQELPLDMSPFMSL
- a CDS encoding splicing factor 3B, whose amino-acid sequence is MADKLRAQQQLEALQARYIGIGSADTTKHEWTSNIARDSLSSYVGHPPLLQYMSIGLGQPREKTRMQLLERMVRPVGPPPEQQD